One Mycolicibacterium fallax genomic window, ACCTGGCCAACTGGGCCGACGGGGTCAGCGGCGGCGGGCAGCGACTGACCGAGGCCGACGACGCCGCCCGACGCCGGATCGCCGGCTCGTGAGCCGGCCGACGCTGCGCCAGGCGATCAGCTGGCAACCCGACTCGCTGGAGGCCGCCGCCGGGGTGTGGGACGCCGCCGCCACCGATCTGCACCGCGACGTGGAGGTGCTGATCCGCGGTGTCGAGGGCCTGCACGAGCACTGGCGCGGCTCCACCGCGGCCGCCGCCCGCACCCGGATGACCGGGCTGACCGGCGAGGCGACCCGGCTGGCCCGGGTGTTCGTCGCGGCGGCGGCGGTGGCCCGCAGCGGCGCCCAATCGATCGGGCAGCGCCGCGACGAGGTACTCGCCGCGGTCGCCGCGGCCCGCGCCGAGGGCTACCCGGTGGCCGACGACGGCACCGCCCACGCCCCGGCACCGGCGAGCGAGGTGATGACTTCGCGGGCCGCGGAGCTCAGCATCACCGTCGCCGCGGCGCTGGATCGGCTCGGCGTCGCCGACGAGGACACCGCCCGCGACCTGGACGCCGCGTTCCGGATCGCCGAACCGGCCCCCACCACGGCGGCCGGCTGGCCGACCGGCCCGGCGGCCCTGGTGGCCGGCTGGCCCACCCTGAGCCAGGAGGCGATCGCCGCCCAGATCGCGGCATTGTCCCCCGAACAGCGCCGGCAACTCGTCGAGGCCGCGCCCCGCCAGGCCGGTAACACCGATGGAGTGCCCTGGCCGCTGCGGATCGCGGCAAACCGGCTCAACATCGCCGAGGCGATCCTGACCCAGCGGGGGCTGCTGGATCGCAGCGCGCAGGACAAGGCGCGCAGCGAGCTCAGCGGCCCACTGCCCGCGGCGCTGACCCGCGGCGCCGGGGACCCGGCGAGCCAGGAGCGAGTGCGGGCGGCGCTGCTCAGCGACCCGGCGATCCGGGCCCGCGCGGCCGCCGCGCACGACCGAAAGGTCAACGCGCGCATCGAGTTCTACCAGGGCCTGCTGGCCGACGTGCCGGACCCGACCGGCCGCAGCGAGCTGCCGGTGCCGCGGCAGTTCATCGCCTTCGACCCGCAGCGCTCCTCGCTGATCGAACTGCACGGCGACCTGCGCACCGCCACCAACCTCGGCGTACTGATCCCGGGGCTGAACACCACGCTGGCGGGCAGCGCCGCGAACGTGGACACCGCCCGCCGGTTCACCCGGGCCGGCGGCGGACGGCTGGCGATGATCAGCTACCTGGGTGGGGAGTTCCCCACCGGCACCGACCTGGTGTCCGGGATCCGGCAGGCCGCCGAACCCGGCTACGCCGAGCGGATGGCGCCGCGACTGGTCGCCTTCAGCGCGGACGTCAAACGCACGGTCGACGGGACCGGCCGGACCATCCCGGTCACCTACCTGGGGCACTCCTACGGCGGCTCCATCCTGGGCACCGCCGAGCGGGACGGGCTGACCGCCGACCGCACCGTCTACGTGGCGGCGGCCGGTGCCGGGGTCGGGGTGCACGGGCCCGGCGACTGGCACAACCGCAACCCCGACGTGCGGCGCTTCTCGATGACCGCACCGCTGGACTGGATCGAGGCCGTGCAGGGCATCCCGTTCGGACCGCACGGCGCCGACCCGGACACCATGGCGGGGGTGATCCCGCTGGGCACCGGCCGGCGCGCCAACGGGTCACCGATGATGGGCCCGGGTGCGCACAGCGGCGTGGTCAACGACCCCTCGGACGCCTGGAACAACCTGCTCGCGGTGCTGCTGGCCGGACCCGAGCCGCGCCGGCCGCGGTGACCGCGCCGTAGCCGGACGTACCGATCCCCGGCAATCCCGGATTTACGCTCCACTGGATTCCCACTGACCACAGAACTCCCAAACGGTACGTCCGGCTACGGCTGTGGATGGCTGAATACCGCTACTCACCCAACCACGCGACGATGGGCCATGGCCGTTGTCGACGAACTCACCCGCCTCGGCGGCGTGGCGACCCGAGCGGCGCTCATCGCACGCACCTCACGGCGACAGGTCGACAATGCGCTGGCCGGCGGACAGATCGTGGCGCTGGCGCGTGGCCGTTACGCGGTGCCCCAGATCCAGGCGGACATCGCCGCCGCCCACCGACTGTCCGGTGCGGTCTGCCTGCTCAGCGCCGCTCTTCGGCACGGTTGGGCGGTCAAGACCCCGCCCAAGCTGCCGCAGATCGCTGTCCCCCGTAATCGCCGGCTAACCCCGGAGCTGGCCGCCGGCGCCGAGGTGCGACGGCTTCGGCTGGTGACCGGCGATGTCGTTGACGGTGTCACGTCCCGGGACCGCACCATCATGGACTGCCTGCGCCTGCTCCCCGACGACGAGGCGCTGGCGGTCGCGGATTCGATGCTGCGGGACGGGGGCGCCCGGTCCTCGCTGGAGGCCCTGGTGCGCGACGCCCGCGGCCCGGGCACCGCGCGGATGCGGCTGCTGGTCCAGCGTGCTCGCGCCGATGCGGCCAACCCATTTGAGTCGGTGCTGCGTGCGATCGGCCACCGAGTTCCCGGGCTGAACCTGCGGCCCCAGGTGGTGATCCGGCGCCCCGACGCCAACATCATCGGTGGCGGGGCGCGGCTCGGCCGGCCGGATCTGGTCGACGAGGACCTCCGGATCATCGCCGAGGCCGACTCCTTCGAATGGCACGGCAACCGCGCGGCCCTGCAGGCCGACGCGCGCCGCTACAACGCGTTCACCGTCGCCGGTTGGCTGGTGCTGCGCTTCTGCTGGGAGGACGTGATGTTCAATCCCGATGGGGTCCGGGGCATCCTGGCCGCGGCCGTAGCCGAACGTACCGATCGGCGGTGACCCCGCACTTTGACCGCCACTTGCACACCACCGGCAGCACAAGTCCCAAACGGTACGTTCGGCTACGGCTGGTCAGTCGGCCTTGCCGCGCAGCCGGGCCCGCAGCACCTCCCGGTTGACCGCGGCGATCGCGGTCATCGGGATGTTCTCCGGGCAGACCTGCACGCACTCGCCGTAGCTGGAGCACGGCCCGAACTGCTCCTGCATCGCCCCGGTCAGCGCTTTGGCCCGCCGGCCGCGTTCGGCCCGGCCCCGGGTGACGGTGCCCAGGTGCAGCAGCTTGGCGCCGGCGAACAGGTGCGCGGCGCCGTTCGGGCAGGCCGCCACGCAGGCCCCGCAGCCGATGCAGGCGGCGAAGTCCAGCGCGTATTCGGCGGCCTCCTTGGGCAGCGGTTCGGCGTCGGCGTCCGCGGCGGTCCCGGCGTCCAGGCCGATGTGGCCGCCCGCGGTGATCATCGCGTCCAGCGCGGACCGGTCCACCACCAGGTCGCGCAGCACCGGGAACGCCGCCGAGCGCAGCGGTTCGATCCGGATGCGGTCCCCATCGGCGTAGGACCGGACGTGCTGGCGGCAGGACGGGGTGTTGGGCACCGGGCCGTGCGGCCGGCCGTCGACGGTCACCCCGCAGGACCCGCACACCCCCTCCCGGCAGTCCGAGTCGAAGGCCACCGGGTCCTGCCCCGCGGCGACCAGGGCGTCGTTGAGCCGGTCGAGCAGTTCCAGCAGCGACATCTCGGCGGTGGCGTCCTCGATCGGGTAGCGCTCGAAGCGGCCGGCCGAGGCGGGGTCGCGCTGGCGCCAGATCTCCAGGGTCAGTTTCATCGGCTCACACGTAGTTCCGGGTTTGCAGGGGGACGGCGGTGAAGTTCAGTGGCTCGTCGCGGCGCACCGGGGTGCCGCCGGAGCCGGGCGCCCAGGCGGACACGAAGCACCAGCGGTCGTCGTCGCGCTGCGCCTCCCCGCCGGGGCTCTGGTGTTCCTGCCGGAAGTGCGCCCCGCAGGATTCGTCGCGGTCCAGCGCGTCGATGCACATCAGCCGGGCCAGGCCCAGATAGTCGGCCACCCGGCCGGCCTTCTCCAGTTCCTGGTTGAACTCCCCCGCGCCGCCGGCCACCCGCAGGCCGGCGTGAAAGTCGGCGGTCAGCTCGTCGATCTCGCCGATCGCGGTAGCCAGGCCGGCCGCCGACCGCGAGACCCCGCAGCCGCGGTAGAGGATGTCGCCGAGCCGGCGATGGAAGCGGTCCGGACCCTGGGTGCCGCCGATCGCCAGCAGCGCCTCGATCCGCTCCCGGGTCTGTCCCAGCGTCGCGGTCACCGCAGGGTGATCGGCGGCCGGCGGCGCGGTGCCGAGCAGCCCGGCCAGGTAGTTGGGCACCGCGTACGGCAGGGTGAACCAGCCGTCCACGCACGCCGACAGCAACGAATTGGCGCCGAGCCGGTTGGCGCCGTGGTAGGCCCAGCCGGCCTCGCCGCCGACGAAAAGGCCGGGGATGGAGGTCATTTGGTCGAAGTCGCTCCACAGTCCACCCATCGCGAAGTGCGCGCCCGGGGCGATCCGCATCGGGACGGTGTAGGGGTCCTCGCCGGTGGCGTCGCGGTACATCGAGAACAGGTTTCCGTACCGTTCGGCGATGACGTGCCGGCCGAGCCGGGCCAGCGCGTCCCGGAAGTCCAGGTACACACTGTTTTTCAGCGGGCCGACGCCGTGCCCGGATTCGATCTGGGCGCGCGCGGCACGGGAAGAGACATCCCGCGGGGACAGGTTGCCGTAGGACGGGTACATCCGCTCCAGGTAGTAGTCCCGCTCGGCGTCGGGGATGTCGGCCGGGGCGCGGTCATCGCCGGCGCGTCGGGGTACCCAGATCCGGCCGTCGTTGCGCAGCGATTCGCTCATCAGGATGGTCTTGGACTGCCAGGGTGAGCTGACCGGCAGCGCGGTCGGATGGAATTGGATGAACGACGGCGAGGCGAACAGCGCGCCGCGCTGGTGGGCGCGCCAGGTGGCGCTGGCATTGGAGTTGCGTGCCAGGGTGGAGCGGAAGAACACGTTGCCGTAGCCGCCGGTGGCCAGCACCACGGCATGCCCGGTGGTCGCCGACACCTCGCCGGTCACCAGGTTGCGGGTGACGATGCCGACGGCGCGGCCGTCGGCGACGATCAGATCCAGCATTTCGGTACGGGTGTGCAGGTTCACCGTGCCGAGCCCGACCTGGCGCAGCAGCGCCTGGCTGGCCGCGATCTGCAGCTGCTGGCCGGTCTGGCCGCGGGTGTAGTAGGTCCGCGAGACCTGCACCCCGCCGAACGACCGGGTGGCCAGGCTGCCGCCGTACTCCCGGGCGAACGGCGCGCCGATCGCGTTCATGTGGTCGATCACCCGCGCGGACTCCTGGGCCAGCCGGTAGACGTCGGCCTCCCGGGTCCGGAAGTCCCCACCCTTGACGGTGTCCTTGACGAAGCGCGCGACGCTGTCGTTGTCGACCTTGCGGCCGCGGGCGGCGTTGATGCCGCCCTGGGCGGCGACGCTGTGCGCGCGCCGCGGCGCATCGTGGAAGGTGAAGGACTCCACCCGGTAGCCCAGTTCGCCCAGTGCCGCCGCGCAGCCCGCCCCGGCCAGCCCGGTGCCCACCACGATGACGGTGAACTTGCTCCGGTTCAGCGGGCTGACCAGCCGGTAGTCCAGCAGCCGGCGTTCCCAGGCGGTGGCCGGATCCCCGTCGGGCACACCCCCGTCCAGCGGCGCGCCGCGGCCGCGCAGCTCGCCCAGATGCACCC contains:
- a CDS encoding fumarate reductase/succinate dehydrogenase flavoprotein subunit: MSVDRVHLGELRGRGAPLDGGVPDGDPATAWERRLLDYRLVSPLNRSKFTVIVVGTGLAGAGCAAALGELGYRVESFTFHDAPRRAHSVAAQGGINAARGRKVDNDSVARFVKDTVKGGDFRTREADVYRLAQESARVIDHMNAIGAPFAREYGGSLATRSFGGVQVSRTYYTRGQTGQQLQIAASQALLRQVGLGTVNLHTRTEMLDLIVADGRAVGIVTRNLVTGEVSATTGHAVVLATGGYGNVFFRSTLARNSNASATWRAHQRGALFASPSFIQFHPTALPVSSPWQSKTILMSESLRNDGRIWVPRRAGDDRAPADIPDAERDYYLERMYPSYGNLSPRDVSSRAARAQIESGHGVGPLKNSVYLDFRDALARLGRHVIAERYGNLFSMYRDATGEDPYTVPMRIAPGAHFAMGGLWSDFDQMTSIPGLFVGGEAGWAYHGANRLGANSLLSACVDGWFTLPYAVPNYLAGLLGTAPPAADHPAVTATLGQTRERIEALLAIGGTQGPDRFHRRLGDILYRGCGVSRSAAGLATAIGEIDELTADFHAGLRVAGGAGEFNQELEKAGRVADYLGLARLMCIDALDRDESCGAHFRQEHQSPGGEAQRDDDRWCFVSAWAPGSGGTPVRRDEPLNFTAVPLQTRNYV
- a CDS encoding DUF559 domain-containing protein; protein product: MAVVDELTRLGGVATRAALIARTSRRQVDNALAGGQIVALARGRYAVPQIQADIAAAHRLSGAVCLLSAALRHGWAVKTPPKLPQIAVPRNRRLTPELAAGAEVRRLRLVTGDVVDGVTSRDRTIMDCLRLLPDDEALAVADSMLRDGGARSSLEALVRDARGPGTARMRLLVQRARADAANPFESVLRAIGHRVPGLNLRPQVVIRRPDANIIGGGARLGRPDLVDEDLRIIAEADSFEWHGNRAALQADARRYNAFTVAGWLVLRFCWEDVMFNPDGVRGILAAAVAERTDRR
- a CDS encoding succinate dehydrogenase/fumarate reductase iron-sulfur subunit → MKLTLEIWRQRDPASAGRFERYPIEDATAEMSLLELLDRLNDALVAAGQDPVAFDSDCREGVCGSCGVTVDGRPHGPVPNTPSCRQHVRSYADGDRIRIEPLRSAAFPVLRDLVVDRSALDAMITAGGHIGLDAGTAADADAEPLPKEAAEYALDFAACIGCGACVAACPNGAAHLFAGAKLLHLGTVTRGRAERGRRAKALTGAMQEQFGPCSSYGECVQVCPENIPMTAIAAVNREVLRARLRGKAD
- a CDS encoding alpha/beta hydrolase; this encodes MSRPTLRQAISWQPDSLEAAAGVWDAAATDLHRDVEVLIRGVEGLHEHWRGSTAAAARTRMTGLTGEATRLARVFVAAAAVARSGAQSIGQRRDEVLAAVAAARAEGYPVADDGTAHAPAPASEVMTSRAAELSITVAAALDRLGVADEDTARDLDAAFRIAEPAPTTAAGWPTGPAALVAGWPTLSQEAIAAQIAALSPEQRRQLVEAAPRQAGNTDGVPWPLRIAANRLNIAEAILTQRGLLDRSAQDKARSELSGPLPAALTRGAGDPASQERVRAALLSDPAIRARAAAAHDRKVNARIEFYQGLLADVPDPTGRSELPVPRQFIAFDPQRSSLIELHGDLRTATNLGVLIPGLNTTLAGSAANVDTARRFTRAGGGRLAMISYLGGEFPTGTDLVSGIRQAAEPGYAERMAPRLVAFSADVKRTVDGTGRTIPVTYLGHSYGGSILGTAERDGLTADRTVYVAAAGAGVGVHGPGDWHNRNPDVRRFSMTAPLDWIEAVQGIPFGPHGADPDTMAGVIPLGTGRRANGSPMMGPGAHSGVVNDPSDAWNNLLAVLLAGPEPRRPR